A stretch of Vairimorpha necatrix chromosome 2, complete sequence DNA encodes these proteins:
- a CDS encoding guanylate kinase (GUK1): MHIVITGPSGSGKSTIIHQISSNLNIPFSVSYTTRNKRSKEVDGVDYHFISVNEFKELICKNKLEEFTMFNNNYYGTPKLEDRIMIFDVEYEGVKYFNNIKDKCLFIYIDIDKEIMKERLLKRGSDLVDINKRIKKYEIFEKMKNEIKFDLILDNSGDIKNSVENFEIFLKNKLV, encoded by the coding sequence ATGCATATCGTCATTACTGGCCCAAGTGGTTCTGGTAAATCCACCATCATCCATCAAATATCTTCAAACTTGAATATTCCTTTTAGTGTGTCATACACAACCCGGAATAAAAGATCTAAAGAAGTTGATGGTGTAGACTATCATTTTATCTCTGTTAATGAATTCAAAGaattaatttgtaaaaataaattagaagAATTTACAatgtttaataataattattatggTACACCAAAACTAGAAGATAGAATTATGATATTTGATGTTGAATATGAAGgagtaaaatattttaataatattaaagataaatgtctttttatttatattgatattgataaagaaattatgaAAGAAAGATTATTGAAAAGAGGATCTGATCTTgtagatataaataaaagaataaagaaatatgaaatatttgaaaaaatgaaaaatgaaattaaatttgatctTATATTAGATAATAGTGGggatattaaaaattcagTAGAAAATTTcgagatttttttaaaaaataaattagtttaa
- a CDS encoding NEDD4-like E3 ubiquitin-protein ligase (WWP1): MKLIFSRIQLKQKGWFSWLFNKHFKLKINNKSFKLKTGNMFLFYIIDIPSFDVNIKIDLDNILYDYSKTVHLGHSFIEVDNSCFKGFLYFNIVHGNLMTHLENEFSKLNVKALSRNLHNCTDIYTVRESYEDFKYYVNKENYTTSLSKSLSNAVLPTGWDTTVFKNKILYINNNLRLCYWKSPGFFYNALRDKIDHFENILLNLNYISFRNLIPLKLDVKRDHILDSTAFYILQNQDKLRTKKIYVSFVDEMGQDYGALLREFIYETSLEILNDRRLKFTEDFLDVNPENDCKEDLIKFTVKEIGLRQVFFEDFPEDLKGKNRLNDECFFTYLGVFLAFLIISNENIEYSFSLSFYENLLKRNFNLRLIQEVQYQKSLSWMLKNEVTGDLLPGVTDTNKAELIYSIYYDKLFLQKKIPYEYIYKGFYSVIPEEFRDMFENDEFSVLVSNERTLDINNLKEFVLYNMCAEDTDEVQWLWEILKTRDQVFIRKFLKFITGSGSIPMLLNHSSFRIVIEMTNSNDILFRASACLNKLFIGRYKDKKSMEDILDFSILNTEGFHKI; encoded by the coding sequence ATGAAGTTGATATTTTCCCGAATccaattaaaacaaaaaggcTGGTTTTCCTGGTTATTTAACAAACATTTCAAATTGAAAATCAATAATAAGTCTTTCAAGTTGAAAACAGGAAAtatgtttcttttttatataatagatATTCCTTCATTTGATGTTAATATTAAGATAGATttagataatattttgtatgATTATAGTAAGACTGTTCATTTAGGTCATAGTTTTATAGAAGTAGATAATAGTTGTTTTAAAgggtttttatattttaatattgttcATGGGAATTTGATGACACATTtagaaaatgaattttctaaattgaATGTTAAAGCTTTAAGTCGTAATTTACATAATTGTACAGATATTTACACAGTAAGAGAAAGTtatgaagattttaaatattatgttAATAAGGAGAATTATACAACTTCTTTAAGTAAATCTTTATCTAATGCTGTCTTACCTACAGGATGGGATACTACAGTTTTTAAGAATAAgattttgtatataaataataatttgagGTTGTGTTATTGGAAATCTCCtggatttttttataatgcgCTTAGAGATAAAATTGATCATTTTGAGAATATTTTGTTAAATTTgaattatatttcatttaGAAATTTGATACCTTTAAAATTAGATGTAAAAAGAGATCACATTTTAGATTCTACagctttttatattttacagaATCAAGATAAATTAAGGACAAAGAAGATTTATGTTTCTTTTGTAGATGAAATGGGACAAGATTATGGAGCTCTTTTAAGGGAGTTTATTTATGAGACAagtttagaaatattaaatgatAGAAGATTGAAATTTACagaagattttttagatgTGAATCCTGAAAATGATTGTAAAGAagatttgataaaatttacagTTAAGGAAATTGGACTTAGACAAGTTTTCTTTGAAGATTTCCCTGAAGATTTAAAAGGGAAGAATAGATTGAATGATGAGTGTTTCTTTACTTATCTTGGGGTATTCCTTGCTTTCTTGATTATTagtaatgaaaatattgaatattcattttctttatctttttatgaGAATCTTCTTAAGAggaattttaatttgagGCTTATTCAAGAAGTTCAATACCAGAAGTCTCTTTCATGGATGCTTAAAAATGAAGTCACAGGGGATCTCCTCCCAGGAGTCACTGATACAAATAAGGCAGAGTTGATATATTCGAtttattatgataaattatttctacAGAAGAAGATCCCTtatgaatatatttataaggGATTTTATTCTGTCATACCCGAGGAATTTAGAGACATGTTTGAAAATGACGAGTTTTCTGTGCTTGTTAGCAATGAAAGGACTCTTGATATAAATAATCTTAAGGAATTTGTCCTTTACAATATGTGCGCCGAAGACACGGACGAAGTCCAGTGGCTCTgggaaatattaaaaacaagaGATCAAGTTTTTATAAGGAAATTCTTAAAGTTCATTACTGGCTCAGGGAGTATTCCCATGCTCCTGAATCATTCCAGTTTCAGGATAGTCATAGAAATGACGAATTctaatgatattttatttagagCCAGTGCttgtttaaataaattgtttatagGGAGATATAAAGACAAGAAGAGTATGGAGGACATATTAGATTTCAGTATATTAAATACAGAAGgatttcataaaatataa
- a CDS encoding coatomer subunit beta, with the protein MIDKKITVLLSQQTTRVKSVDFHPVKPIFIIGLHDGRIQAWDYNSNACIFEFLDTNKLEQGSIRSVCFHPHGDFFVSCGDDKLIRMWDYTKRKLLKIFKGHTDFIRSCDFHPTKPWIISASDDQTIKIWNFMTGKCLTTATGHSHYVMSAKFLDENTIISGSLDNSIRIWDCKNLFEKTNKFVPDVIVKQIVHGHDRGVNFIEIYFENNEILILSGGDDREVKIWDYRHELLERESVFAHQGCVSGSVLYNNFVCSVGEDGLFCIFDLKTKKSTKHFLDTRYWTIKCKNGFFVLGHDNGFEILEYSEPKLVSANKKGCFYYKNNFFYFSDLNTERKVCKAEGEIKSINSLENILLIRHNQGYEIYEKNKKIVQGSGQGIFLYEDLVIVEKKDKEIIIKDLDQNILRSFETCAGDLLFGNEKYFFVVNNNLLLRYTREGLVDSVNLGFPCENVYISELGKEYAFISKNKIALYDENMNLINQENEIVNIRGGFFYEDIFIYATSKHLKYLFSEQGVLISLDSVIYPFFYKDDLIFFISDEGIESMEVDITEINFKKQVIINGDMNIITDIIESGSLPGLSPLSFLIKKHKGDIALPYIKNIKQRFELCLSTGKFEECFKYCEEEQDHQMYEKLCQVAIENANFEISEKCLIFLQEWYELFILYICTNKKEKLKELIEICDEQTEKIIRLYLEDTKYFYLQYNNEKSKIDTKKLNKKGKNDTKKLNDSNNQEKLVGGKEKIRFKELNEHLEKMNIQDYNKDLLENIKYEKVDINSSLEKAYGLVTLGNFIEALEIFRNCLYTLATQESSEDLRFNLGEYISGLNTQLYRKKEEDPRKQIIFAKYFASLNLKPEHKKLAQQEYVSVCLKNGNYKEAKKQALVFSEENKPKIIRKALKLEDPEDMFDIPEGIFCYDILDFFSEGKVCSFCYVRSQEGEICSLCEIGYLTQ; encoded by the coding sequence ATGAtcgataaaaaaattacagtCCTTTTGAGTCAACAAACTACACGGGTAAAATCTGTAGATTTCCACCCCGTAAAACCAATCTTTATCATTGGTCTACATGATGGTAGAATTCAAGCCTGGGATTACAACTCAAATGCTTGTATCTTCGAATTCTTAGATACAAATAAACTTGAACAAGGATCTATAAGATCTGTCTGTTTTCATCCTCATGGAGATTTCTTTGTAAGTTGTGGAGATGACAAATTAATAAGAATGTGGGAttatacaaaaagaaaattactaaaaatttttaaaggaCACACTGATTTTATAAGGAGTTGCGATTTTCATCCTACAAAACCATGGATTATTAGTGCTTCAGATGatcaaacaataaaaatttggaaTTTTATGACTGGGAAATGTCTAACGACTGCTACAGGACATTCTCATTATGTAATGAGTGCGAAATTTCTAGATGAGAATACTATTATAAGTGGGTCTTTAGATAATTCTATTAGAATTTGGGACTGTAAGAATTTGtttgaaaaaacaaacaaattcgTCCCTGACGTCATAGTCAAACAAATTGTACATGGTCATGATAGAGGTGTAAATTTcatagaaatttattttgaaaataatgaaattttaattttatctgGTGGAGATGACAGAGAAGTAAAAATCTGGGATTATAGACATGAATTATTAGAAAGGGAAAGTGTTTTCGCTCATCAAGGATGTGTTAGTGGTTCTGttctttataataattttgtatGTAGCGTAGGAGAAGATggtttattttgtattttcgATTTAAAGACTAAAAAATCTACTAAGCATTTTCTAGATACAAGATATTGGacaataaaatgtaaaaatggGTTTTTTGTATTAGGACATGATAATggatttgaaattttagaatattcTGAACCAAAATTAGTATCAGCGAATAAGAAAggatgtttttattataaaaataattttttctatttttcaGATTTGAACACAGAGAGAAAAGTCTGCAAAGCAGAAGGAGAAATTAAGTCTATTAATTCTTTagagaatattttattaattagaCATAATCAAGGATATGAAATTTATGAGAAGAATAAGAAGATCGTTCAGGGATCTGGACaaggaatatttttatatgaagATTTAGTGATAGTAGAAAAGAAAGATAAGGAAATTATCATAAAAGATTTagatcaaaatattttaaggTCTTTTGAGACTTGTGCAGGGgatttattatttggtaatgagaaatatttcttcgtagtaaataataatttattattgagATACACGAGAGAAGGTTTAGTCGACTCTGTGAATTTGGGATTTCCCTGTGAAAATGTTTACATTTCCGAATTAGGAAAAGAATACGCCTTTATTTCCAAGAATAAGATCGCTTTGTATGACGAGAATATGAATTTGATAAAtcaagaaaatgaaatagTAAATATTAGAGGAGGTTTCTTCTATGAAGATATTTTCATATACGCGACTTCTAAACATTtgaaatatcttttttctGAACAGGGTGTTTTGATCAGCTTAGATTCTGTCATTTACcctttcttttataaagacgacttgatatttttcatatctGACGAAGGTATAGAAAGTATGGAAGTTGACATTACAGAGATAAATTTCAAGAAACAAGTCATAATTAATGGAGATATGAATATTATTACAGATATTATAGAATCAGGATCTCTGCCTGGACTTAGTCCcttgtcttttttaataaaaaagcacAAGGGTGACATAGCCTTGccttatataaaaaatataaagcaGAGATTTGAGCTCTGCTTGAGTACAGGGAAATTTGaagaatgttttaaatattgtgAAGAAGAACAAGACCATCAGATGTATGAGAAATTATGTCAAGTGGCAATAGAAAATGCGAATTTTGAGATTTCTGAGaaatgtttaatatttttacaagaGTGGTATGAATTATTTATACTATATATTTgtactaataaaaaagagaaattaaaagaattgATAGAAATTTGTGATGAACAAAcagagaaaataataagattatatttagaagatacaaaatatttctatttacaatataataatGAGAAAAGCAAAATtgatactaaaaaattaaataagaaaGGCAAAAAtgatactaaaaaattaaatgataGTAATAATCAAGAGAAATTAGTTGGAggtaaagaaaaaataagatttaaGGAATTAAATGAACATTTAGAGAAAATGAATATTCAAGATTACAATAAAGATTTACTAGAGAATATCAAATACGAGAAAGTTGATATAAATTCATCCTTAGAAAAGGCGTATGGACTTGTTACACTGGGGAATTTTATTGAGGCCTTGGAAATATTCAGAAATTGCCTCTACACCCTGGCGACTCAAGAATCCAGTGAAGATTTGAGGTTTAATTTGGGCGAATATATTTCTGGCCTCAATACACAATTGTACCGTAAAAAGGAAGAAGACCCAAGAAAGCAGATAATTTTTGCCAAATATTTTGCATCCCTAAATTTGAAGCCTGAGCATAAGAAACTGGCCCAGCAGGAATATGTGAGTGTATGCCTGAAGAATGGGAATTATAAAGAAGCCAAAAAACAGGCCCTTGTTTTTAGTGAAGAAAATAAGCCCAAAATAATCAGGAAGGCTCTCAAGCTTGAGGACCCCGAAGATATGTTTGATATTCCCGAGGGAATATTCTGCtatgatattttagattttttcaGTGAGGGGAAAGTGTGTTCATTTTGTTATGTACGAAGTCAAGAAGGGGAGATTTGTAGTTTATGTGAAATTGGATATTTGACTCAATAA